The Rhipicephalus microplus isolate Deutch F79 chromosome 4, USDA_Rmic, whole genome shotgun sequence sequence agtgttattgactgtgatTCCCTGTTAAGGTGCACACCAtgcatcaaatgccgaaggtgcATATCCAAAAAGTACTTCATTTTGTTGGAAAGCGTCACAACCGGAACGGTACCGACGGAAAGAGACAGTAATGCCGGATTACACAAATGTCGCCCGAAAACCTGTGCCGCTTACTGTCGTATGTTTATGCGTGTTTTAACAGTAATCGATGCTCATTGAATCATGGACTGGTCGGTGATCAGCTGCCTTCAATGCGGCAACAATATTCTTTATTGGGGTATTTTGTCATTTCATGCTTCCACGCTTCATGGTTACATTTCATTTCAATGCTGCATTTCAGTGTTTCACGAATGACGGTCGTTGTTTTCTGTACCAAAAGATGTGTTGCCCAGCTAAACACGTTGGGGAAGGTCCCATTCCTGGCATGGAGGGAATAAAAAGTTATGGAGGCGCATCGCACAATGCGATAGAAAAGAGACAAAAAATCGTAGGTCAAGCACAAAGAAGAATAAAAACAGTAAATATACTCCTTAGTCGGGCAATCACAGGCCAAGCTTTGCTTGTGCCTATTTCCCCGACAGGAAGAGGGTTCCTAATTTTTCAATTGATACGAAATGCAGGAGCGACGAAGCAGAGTACAAAATAGATGGAAAAGCTTAGTATAATTTGAGGCTACAGAGGCACAAGCAACAATTGCAGAAAGGTGCATCCCTTCCTCGGATGTATTCTTTCATAAAAACTACTTGCTATTTTGAAGTTTCTCCAACACACAGTAAGGAGATACTCTCCCGCTGCAcatttctctagaggagcttacAAAGCGATGCATACCCACAAACACAGGACGATATATTCGACAGGTCGAGGCTCCTTAACATAGGCTTTACTTCAAATTAATCAACTTCCGGCTTGGGGTTTTCGCAAGGCTGACTTTGATAAACCAAATGCAGACGAAACTTATCTcgattccactttttttttcctcttgccCTTAAACTTTTCCCGTCCCGTTGTAGAGGCTCTCCTACCATGCTCGGTCGAACGAGCTTTAGCGTCGAATCTTGTTTAAATTGCAGGGGACGAAGGAAGCGAAAATCGATTGGGAAGACGTTCGAAGGCTCGTACACGTATGTCGGGCTCCAGAAGTTATTCGGGCAACGCTTGAGCACAAGGGGGGAGGAAGAGGTTTCAGTAGAAGGAAAGGAGCCAGGGGGGTCCCATTATGTCTTGATCGACTTCATGACGACGCCCTGATCTGATGAACACGGTGAAGTACAGCGATAGGGCGGTGCCCACCGAGGTAGTCCCACTCACTGTGGTTCGCGTTGTACACAGATACACGCGTGAGGCCAGGGGCGGCCCCTCTCTCTTCACTGATCGATGCGAAATGTTCGGTACGTTTTCTTCACATCATCTTTTAAGTGCTAATCAGTCCATTTGGCGGATGCTTGCATAGCTGTCCTGCATTTGCGGAAAATGGCCAGATTGCTATTGCGTATATGGTAGAGTATATAGTAAAAAAATGAGCCCCAAGCGCTCCGTATACAGATTTTTAACCGTCGCAGCTTAAGCTAGCGGTTCCAGTGTTGATCACGAGCTGGGATCTATATAAGTGTCTTCTGTTATGGCAAAAGCCTCAACCTCCTCATCAAACACGAAAATAAACGAGTGATACGAAAATTTGTCCCCACATGATGAAGCCGCGGATCGTCAAAGCTTGTGACGCTTTCACGATGCCACACAAAGTGACGTCGTCATGCGACGTCACTTTATGTGGCGTCATGAAGGCGTCACCTTGTGTGGATTAGTGCATCGACCAACAAGAAAACGAGGATGGCTCCGACCTTTTTACTATCTAATCGTCTTAGATTTATGCGTCCACCACATTTGAGAGAAACGTACTTCAAACTTGGCGCTTAATAAGTTCGCTTACAAGGCGTTAGGAACATTTATATTGTTTTATGTGCAGCCATACATACAGTGGCACGTGTCTTCCCCAGCTACGTATGCCGACAAAACATGAAGAGAAACTAGTGAAAACATCGAGATCCTTCGAGGTAGCGCATTCCAGCATTGTTTTGTCATTATAGTTTTGGCGCACTAGCGAACTGccgctttttgttttgttttttgctttgtttttgacGTAGTAGCCACTTACGCCACTGCATTAAAGCTGTACTCATTAAAGTTTCGCTGCCAAGATAGTCTACGCGAGGGATTTTCATGAACATGCCTAAACCTTCTGCAAAATATCAACGGAGAACATAGCTTGGAAGGCGTTTTACACGAATTCTGACGTGTGCGAGCGCGAACGAGCAAAGTGACTAATGGTGACCCCCCTACTTACCTCACGTCGCCATGCTGAAGTCGTTTAAAAAGTTATAATGATGTCATagccaccgttttttttttgccgatttGCTCCAGCAGATCAGTACTCGGCGGCCATATATACTCGCGAATCCTTGGCCACGGCGCTCGCGCTGAAATTTTTGTGTTTGGCTACACTGCTGTCCCGCTACATGTTCGAATGGGCTTGTTGATGAATACCGTGTgtaggaggaagcaacaaaagggagaaggcaggcaggttaaccagaaagacatccggttggctaccctacactgagggattagggaaggggacaagaaagacgagaaagagggaagagagggaaaagaaaaaaaaggtgggggagagactgacagtcatttcactgcagcgtgtagaactctaccgcatgtcagaggcgttcacacaataCCGTGTgtaagtgcgtcacagttctatGTGCTGACGTCGCCGAACGTCACACACACTGGGGGGCAATGATTGCACCCATTGGCTTGTTGTTTTTGGAGCTCCTCTAAGCAATAACTTACACTAGTCGGTAATGAAGAGCCtgtaattatttatttttcacGTGTTGCGGCACACTGACAGATGTGTTATGGCTAACAGGTCCTTAGCAGTACACTGCAGCAAGAAAACGCAAGGCCTAAATATttttgtcagtacccctttaaaaagCTGAATCGGCGTGTGTCCTATGCTTTTTTACCTGTGATGAACACACGTGCAGGGAGTGATTATATTTGTTGTAAGCAACCTTAACTTGACGTTTCGTCATCACGAGCAGTAAGTTTTGCGATGGTGAGATACAGAACCAATTAGACTTCAAGCTAATTCAATGACTAAAGTAAACGTGCAGATATTTGCGTATGAATGATGAGTACAACATCGTAATCGCTTTTAAGGGTGCCCTAAGCGATGTGAAGTCGTATGTAATATGAATAATGCTCCAACAAAGCATGACTACCACGAAAACTATGAAGTAAAAATGCGCTAAGGAAACTCGCCAGTTCGCATGATTCTTCTACAGTTCTCGTCTATAGGGATTGCGAGTAGAAGATGGGCGAAGTAGAGACATTGTAATTGCGAACACATAAACATAGATGGCCTCTATCGTTTCTGTCAGCAAGTAGTGCCAGCACGGAATGCGCGAACCATACATCTTCAGTAACGTATATATCATTTCTCAACGATACTGACGAGATTTTCTCGTGCAACTTCGCAGGGGCTGGTTTCTGACACGAGTGGGATGAGGCATGCACGTTGCCTTCCGCGCTTAATAAATCCTCTTACGCAAAACAAATATGTAAAAAACCGTTTTAAGCTAAATACTAAACAGGCGCGAGTTCCCCCGGACATTCGGCGAGAACGGGGACCTTTTGATTTCAGAATGAAAGGGCTTTGCTTTGATACTGGAGGCTTAACAAAGCCCGAATCGTCCGCTAGGCGATCAATTGCGCCGGTCGTCGCGGATAGTCTCTTTTTCTCTGAGGGAAGGCCGAAAAGCAAATGACCGTACGCATCAGTGGTCGCGTGCAGACCTTCCCTCGTTGCGCCATAATTGATCGCGGCCGTAATGAAAACGGATCATTACTCTCGTACGTAACGATGTAGCGCGGGGGAAGCGATCGTGGACGTCATTATTTATGGAGATGTTTCTTCTCCGAAACACTCGGTTTGCCTCGTTCTGTTCGATGTCGTATGCGTCGAAAAGAAGTGGATTGCCTCCAATCGCCCATTGCTAACGAGATGTTCGAAGTTGCAGTTTTGAGTTCGCGACGAGTCGCATCTTAACGCGAGAAATATGCCGCACATATGCGCCGTATTCGAATGATAGCGAAGGCGACGAGGTCGATGCGTGATCGGGAAACGACGCGCAATTAGGCCTATTTTAGGTAACGAAGCTGTGTGGGCACAATAAACAATGAAATCTTCAGCGTGCAGGAGAGTAAGGACAATCGAAAGAAATCGTATTTGCTTAGTCGACAACAGGCGAAAGAAAGTGCTCTATCTTGTATTCAGTTGTAACTTCGCGGTCGTAgtgcttttcttttgtttatgcTTAGTTTGCCCTTTGTTTCACTTTGTATTGGTTCCTTATTGTACTTCAATAGAGGGCGGGGACGACGGTGACGAGGTCGCTACACGCCGCTTTAGCCTGACAGACCTTTCCGGCAGATGCGCCGctattcgacatcctaccagtaacgacacgggaagtaaggaaagccctagaaggaataaAACGAAGTGAGAGCGCTGGAGAGGATGAGGTAACGAgggacctcctgaaagatggtggagaaattgtgttagaaaaactggtcaccttatatacgaagtgtcttttGACGGGAAGAGAGCAAGAACCTTGAAAGAACGCCAACATCGTCTAAATCTATAAGCAAGGTTAGATTAGTAGAAATTTCTTCATTCTCCAATAGTATCTCTATTAACTTCCTATATGACCAACAAATTTGCTCCAAGTGTTGGAGGGAAAATGCGCATTGTTTCTTCGCatcttttcattcattcattcagtcattCACTCATGTATCCTTCGATACATTTTCTCTCTGCATCTCTTCAACAATTTCCATGTCTGCCCATGTGTTCTACTTGTGTGTTAACGCAGGCATATCGTGTCTTCGACTACTGGAGATGTCAGCTCCGTCGGCGGCGATCCACGGTCGCGGCATGTGGCTCAACTGCAGCTTCGACCTCGAGTCCGACGAGCTGTACTCGGTCAAGTGGTACAAGAACGACACCGAGTTCTACCGATACATTCCGAGGGACAGGCCGCCCGCGCAGAACTACGACCTGCCGGGTGTGGTGGTCGATGTGAGTGCGTGCTCTTCTTTAAATGCGGTAACCCTTCATTCAAGTACCTGAAATCTACGCATGGATAAAAGCTACCCTCCCTACTTTCTCCCTAAGAAATAATATCTTGTCGATCTTCGTAAACCAAGAAAAATGTTCGCTTTCTCAATTGATTCAGTAGTGTTAATATAGTTCACAATCATTATCACCAACCTATCACAAATAATTTATCCTACTGTGAACATGGCAGTAAGATGAGACATTACATGAAGAGGGGAAAAAACGTGTTACGTGAAGTATAGCTACTGCCGCAAAAAGCAGTAATATTTCGCATTTATTTAATCACGCGGGAGCGTTTCCTGTCTAGATTGGTGAGAGCGCACACCCAAATggtcaccacaaaaaaaaaacatgtccgaCAAAACACGTGACCGCCTCCACCGGAACTGCGCTGGCACACACAACAGCCGCAGCAACCATGCACTTGCAGCCACGGCCTCATTTCTTGGCTAGGTCGACGAAAACGTGCATCCATGCTGGCGTCGCCGCAGCAACACGACGCGAGCGCTGCACTAAGCCTCAGAAATCAACAACCACCGTGGCGTAGAATCAAAGAGCCGCGATGTACAATCAACAGTCACGGTGTATGAGATGGGAATCCTTGCAGTGCAAGGGGAAGTCCCGGCTCACAAGCGAGAAGGAAAGCGAGAAGGAATGGTTGGCCCCCACACCGACGTCTGCAAGGTGCAACACGTCGGGAACGATGGTGGAAGATAAGGATAAAAAAAGACAAGGAGATAGCTCAGCCTGGTTAGCTACCCTGCAATGGGGAAGGGGAAATTTGAAGAGAAGTtagggaggagaaaaaaaattggcacaacCCACGAATAGTGGGATTCGATGATATGCAAGGCAAgtatgaggaaggttgatatgtcactttaaaatcagtacaacgttacgaggcggacgtgaattatgccgtacatcacttcgaggtcatgattatcatgtttggatgtgtcattcaccctcgtcatccattcacgtcatgtaataccaaatttggtatatatgaagctagcgaaacagccgcgagcacgctatgagcgtagcatatagtcgtgttttacatgacacgcacatcacGATTATATtagaacgtgtcatttactttcgtctctatgtacgtcacgtgataccaaatttagtatacttgAAGCTattaaacagatagatagatagatagatagatagatagatagatagatagatagatagatagatagatagatagatagatagatagatagatagatagatagatagatagatagatagatagatagatagatagatagatagatagatagatagatagatagacagacagacagacagacagacagacagacagacagacagacagacagacagacagacagacagacagacagacagacagacagacagacagacagacagacagacagacagacagacagacagatagatagatagatagatagatagatagatagatagatagatagatagatagatagatagatagatagatagatagatagatagatagatagatagatagatagatagatagatagatagatagatagatagatagatagatagatagatagatagatagatagatacgctcaaaattgccgaagttcgctaagaaatgcttcgcattttaaataatcacagctttgccgtaaaggcgaagcaattaacgcaatatcaacaaattggaaggtcacgtcagaatcgcaagcagatcgaaatgttccctgcgtttctcacgcacaaatgacacacgaaacgtactcacaggtacagatgaacgcgaataagcgtctcagttgttacttcgctgtgtctgaaaagcgcgcctttttcgcaaacggagactgtgcaacaattgccgggacctttgtgcgcccggtctCTACAACATAATTGTTCTGGTGAAAGTCCAAAGCCAGCGAAGACGAACGATCCTTTCCACGGCGAGATAAGGACGCGCGAAGGACCACCCACCTgcctcctctccgcggggcaaagtacccGTAGGAGATGAGAGCACGCGCAGCCAAGTCGTGGCGACGTGGCGacgtggcgacgtgcgctcaatgcgccatctggctggtaATTCTGAAAGCATGATAGTCCTCCCCCcctccgagatgcccgtcaccagcggtaagtggtagatatcaagagcttgccgtttgaactttTAAGGACGTTCTcctcggtagctcagtggttaacgcctcgcactcacagcCCAGAGGTCGCACGTTCGATTGCGcttgccggagtctttttctcaatcatttttctttcttgcgtttttagtGGTGTCGCCGACGTCGAAGCTGCCGCTGGCGGCAAAgtacagccgagagtgtccatctAATATCTATCAGAATAAAATGACGCTGTAGTGAACATCATACCCTCTTTGATTAACGCTGACACAAGAAGGATGCACATGACACAAGGTGCTTGCAATACGACTGTTTATACTGTGTAATCTCTCAACGTGTTTTAAAGCGTTTGTACAATCAATATTTGCATTATTTTTCCTCTCCAAAACGTAGTGCGATATTTCGAACGTATGATGACGTAAACAGCTTTCATATTTGTATCTCTCGTATCTTTGATCTTCATGGTGAGCCTTTGAAAGACGAGCCAAGAAAGTGCGACTCACTCTCATGTGTATCTGCTTTGTTATTTTAGAAGACATATGTTATTAGTGAAACATTCAATGAGTACACCTTGTGCCGTATAAGTATGGACGCTCTAAAATATAAGAGGATGGTTATGACCTCAGACATGAAGCATGCTTAGAGATCTAAAACTCAGATTCTGCTCTTCTTATCATTCGCAGATGTCCCGATCTCGAGAAGGTCATGTGTTCATCGCATCGGTGAACTTGTCCACCGAAGGGAGCTACCGATGCGAAGCTTCTGCCGAGGCGCCTTCGTTTCAAACCGTGGTCGGTGAAAAAGAAATCAAGGTCTTCGGTGagaccattgttttttttttctctacgccTGCGAGTGGTCAGACTAAGACAAAAAAATCGCATCATATCCAGAATGATGACGAGCGGACCGaagcggacgcatggatgcatgcatggacgaacggacgcatggacggacgctcgtAAATACGCACAGACGGACCAACGAACGCACTCACGGACTggaggacgcttcgccccacttatcatcattcgctctgtggatatgctgtgacaccgtttttattgacatgcaatgcaactgTCTACTACGAGAACTACgatgacacgggacatacgacccacggcgtaaagagcttcgcccttaaaaagaaAATCGCTAAGGTCGAAGCTAAACTTAGAAAAGAGGTTCGACAACAGTAtgcaaaaaaaacattgtcagatATAAAAATCAGAGGATCGAGATTGAATGAACACAGTGTTGCTACCTCTAACACTGGATTGTGAACGTCAGCTGGCATTAGCGGTTAATTATGCAACAATGGCCAACATTAACCAATTGTTAGATAACACTTTTCTAGCATGCTGCAGCAGTTGTAGCACGCGCTATAAAATACGCTAAAAATTATTGTGGACTTCGTACCTCGCTACAGAAAGTGAGTGGAACAAGCACAACAGGATATTGTCTATAAAAAAGTCCAGCATCTAAAGATTATGGCTATGGTTGTAGTTATTTATATGATTCACTGCCCAAGAATGACAGAATTCTATAGTATCGTGGCGGCTCGGTCAATCAGAACTTCCACAGCATGACAGACTGTATATAAAACTAAGTGCTGCACATTTTGCGAGTGCGGCCATGGTCTGCTTATACTTTACTAATAATGCTGTCAGCAAGGCATAACCAGAAGCTTGCTGGGTTCATAAACGTGCTGCATCAATATTAATAAAGAAAAATGGTACATAACTTCAAAATTTATTTCGTAGAAACTATCGTAGCAACCCATGAATGGGCCTTCATTTACAGTTTGAGGTCGTACACAGCCCCAGCACTCTCGATTGCATGTATTCATGCTGGCGAAATATTTAGTGAAACTTATATCGAACAAATGCAAAAACTCCTAATGCATCCTGATTATGCGCGTTTGACAGACAAAAGTAAAGTTcctaataatttttttatttcctttaatgctgtttttttttttagtgatgaGTGTCCGCAAGCACGTCGTAAATATAGGCGTAAATACGGGCGAAACCACCAAAGAGTCGTAGTAGGATACGCAACACATGGGGAACGTCCATGCGGTCCTTCAAAATTGAGCTGCACTAAAGCTTTAAAATTCCCGAAAACATTTCGCAAATTCACATAGCACACTGGCAAACGGGACGGCTTTgttctctcccatagtagagtaccaagtactctaaatcgtaaaccactttttctaaacacacgctgATAAAGACACCTGTGTATTTATCAGTATTTCCTCAAACGCTGACCTATTTTTTTTCGACAAGACGTCATCAAGTGTGAGGCGCACAGGACGGCTTCATGGTTTTTCATtgtagagtacgatgtactttgaaggggtgaagctccctatgtcgtgggtcgtgcgtccgcgatgtatgtagtagtaatagtattaggtagccacctctcgtttagtccttagaatgtccgctggacgacggtacttctatatgaagaatatataatgaaaagatgcgagatggcggtacttgaagcgttcactagacggacggacgcatggacagacagaaagacagatgcaagtacggacggacgcacaaacggacacatggatggacggatggacgcacacgcatggatggttgcacggacggtcgcatgcacggaagcaagaacgaacggactgatggatgcttcgcctcactgatcatcattcagtccgtggatatgctgtgatttttttttcctaataGACGGTGATAGTCCTGTTGGGACTACATTCTGCTCTCCAATGActgagtaccaagtactttaaaCCATTCAACGCCTGTTTTCTAAACCCCTGGACTTTGCAGCAGCGTCATACTGAgtagaagaaaagaaacaaggaGGTCGTAACGAGTAGATTGCAATCAAAGTATTTTATTCGCCCACAATTGGCTCACACCGCTCAAAAGCGCCGCTGTGTACATTCTTAAGCATGCTATGGGATGTATCCTGTATCATATTAGCTTACCGTAATGAAACGACGATGAAAATAAATATCCGTGCCTACCACTTGACTGTGCTGTATACACACAATTTACATTACTTGTCATAATTGTGAACTCAGCTCCTTAGTGACCACTGTATCAGAACTACAGGCATTGCAGGAAAATCCTGGGTGACTCTGCCAGAGAATCACAGCTGGAATCATTATTTCTGTTGTTTTTCGGCAAAGAAACTTTTTCCTCGGCGTGTGCAGCTTTTGAATTGTTAGTACGCTCTCTCTTTCATTCGCTTAATGAGAAGAGTTCTTTTGCTAAAGCTCGTGTAAATTGGCGTCTCAGAAACATCTGTCATTTGTATTATTCAGTTATTCCCGATCAGCCACCCAAGATACGAGGCACGCGAGCCAAGTACGAAGTCGGGGAACGTCTTGATGTGTCCTGCAGGGCACCGTACTCGCTGCCAGCGGCCAAGCTTCTCTGGTACATCAACGGCCATGAGGTGGGTAAATGGCTATTGTTTACAACGTTTACATTCGATATCCGCACAGGACCAACGAAGTGGCGAGACAGGCTAATAGTTGTCGAGAGCTTGCGTTGTGGCATAGTTGCGATGCGAAGTTGTCACTGCATGTACAACCGAACTATTCCTACCTTTCTAGATGCCTGtgttgtcttttctttcttttctttttttttcacatgtgcCGGGCTAATACAAGCTTAGTTGAAGGAAGAACTCTTTCTCTTTATttgattgttgttgtttttttgcacgTCGGTAGTGGGTACTCACAACATTCATGGACACAGGCTCAGAGTTAATCGTAGAGGCTGTAGTGTTCTTTCGCAGGATCGTGATCAACCAGTGGTAGTGTCATCTACGTAGCGTTGATGAAACAATCATGCGACTGTCGCCTTCATGTATCTGTCACATATACGCGGGCATATTCGCCAGCCTCAACGAACATAAACATTAGGGTCAGGGCCGTAGCTTAAAGGGTAGGACTTCTAATTCCCCCACCCCCTAAATTTTTCATGAGTTTGCTTGCGTATATGTACACGTACACATAGAAATGCACGCACGAATATATACATAAAGAATGACGTAACCCAACCCTCCCGAAAAAGAAGGCCTGCTACGCCCTTGATGTGGGTATATACGGCAACCCTAAACGACTACCTACGGGCAGTATTTCGCTGGTAACATTTGTACTCACAGTGTGAGCAACGCGCATCGTTTTGTACTGCTTCTCGTATAACAATATTCTTTAACAAAGACCCGAATAACCTGCCATATATCGATAAAAATTAGTGTCATCGCGCAAACATCACTAATTTTATTGCGCACGAAAAACGAATCATAAACTTTTGAGACAACTTTGTTCACTATTTGAGACGTTTGTTCAACTCTATGCGTAACCTCGCCAGATGCCAGAAATATAATATTAGATTGAGTGATAAGGTTAGAAAAGTAACCACGTGATAGGCCCGTATGACACCTAATAAGCGTGATATGAGATCTATGAGAGGTTATATCATACATCAGCAAAGTTAAACCACATGGGGACGATATTGATGACCTGACTAAGTGGCTAATCTAAACATTGTTGAGCTATGTGATTGTGAACTGTGCCTTATCCGTTTCTCTCACGTTTACCGCTCACATAGCTTGTCAAAATAATGGCTCATTCTATACTCGGTTTGCGATATATTCTTAAGGACGTATCAGCATTAGTTTCTGTTGTTTCTCTTTACTTTTGCAGGTTCCCTTCAGTGCCGTTCATGAGCTGGAGACGCTGTACGACTCGGAAGGGCTGCAGAGTTCGGCAGTTCTGCTGTCATTCGTCCTGCAGCCTTACCACATGATTGGCAGCTCGCTGCGGCTTAAGTGTGTCAGCGTGATCTCAGAGACATTCCTGACATCCAGTGAAGAGCTTATCGTCGGCGACACGGTGCCCTTCTTACCGTATCCAGGTATGCTTTGATAAACAGCGAGGAAacctaaaaaaatattttctgcgGCTCTGACTCGAGTCTAAGGAAGCCATGTTTTTTAAGGAATGCTGAAATGCATATAGATGCATCCACTTTCTTACAAAAAGACGCTTCAAAATTACGAAAGGACGCTTCGAAAGTACGTCAAGTCTTTGTGGACAAATGTTACTGCACGTCGTacgtgaatcttttttttttctgtgccttaTTGGATTGCCTCGTGTTCTACCTTTAGAGACAAGTCCGCACAGTCCTAGAATCGACGGTGGTCTGCCAAAGTACCGGGTCGACGACCTCGTGAACCTGACCTGTAGATCTGCGGAGTACGATCGGCCTCCGGAGTTGAGGTGGTTCATTAACGATAAGGAGGTAAGCAAGCGCACAAAAATACTTTAATTTTGAAGCCTGTTGGCGATGTACACAGTCAAGAGATTACACTAACGATAAAGTTGCCTGAAGAAAcactttattacaaaaaaaactgAACTCGTTACACAGAAgcataaagtttcctaaatatatactagaaggaactctggtgcAGGTGTCTATGAGATCTGCAACGTACAGCACTTCAGCGAGAATGGCAATGgtaggtagtacacggatttctCTAATATtcatacttctggctccgtgGGTGTTCGCATGGCTTGGAGCGGGATAGGACGTCGTGAAATATATGCTaatagattgcaaagaaaaaaagaaaaaaaaagctccgtcATGGGGCGTCGAACCAGCCACCTCTCGATCCCAAGCGCACGGCGTGAGCCACCGTTGAGTTTCctatatatacactagagggaactctggcgctagtgtctatgggatc is a genomic window containing:
- the LOC119172632 gene encoding uncharacterized protein LOC119172632, which codes for MTRQRSSATILQSKSSTVCLVRAMIGTELAPGSSTSRARRQRVPPGALGKYLCGRSLLLWIIALVEGISCLRLLEMSAPSAAIHGRGMWLNCSFDLESDELYSVKWYKNDTEFYRYIPRDRPPAQNYDLPGVVVDMSRSREGHVFIASVNLSTEGSYRCEASAEAPSFQTVVGEKEIKVFVIPDQPPKIRGTRAKYEVGERLDVSCRAPYSLPAAKLLWYINGHEVPFSAVHELETLYDSEGLQSSAVLLSFVLQPYHMIGSSLRLKCVSVISETFLTSSEELIVGDTVPFLPYPETSPHSPRIDGGLPKYRVDDLVNLTCRSAEYDRPPELRWFINDKEARPEYLVRYELHGHPKYAASLGLRFRVRPEHFEDERMHLRCTVTLSNVLNTSSVEANIKNKHRTMSGFRAASKDATNGGTRALAPLLSSILVFITLPRL